GTTGCACCTGCATCTGGGCGGTAAAAATGCGCAGGCTGCTGTCCACCATCAGGTCGTACGAACCGAGCTGCAGGGTGATGAGGAACACCATCAACGCCGTGACGAAGGCGATCGCCGAGGCCGTGAGCCAAGTCCGGCGCTTGTGCCGCCACAGGTTGCGCCAGGCAAGACGGAGGATGATGGTCATTCGTACTCCGTTACTTGGCCGTCATTCCGGCAAAAGCCGGAATGACGGCATAAATTACTCCCGCGGATTCCGCAGGTTGGACAGGGTGAAGGTGCCGGCGGCGATGGGAATGCCGAAACGGACTTCCCGCGTCACCACCTCGGTCCATTCGCCGGGTTTGTCCACCCGCTGCATGCGCTCGCGCGCCGCCACCCGCTTGCCGCCCATGGAGCGGATCTCGGACACGGCCAGTTTTTTCACCAGCGCGCCCTGCTGGTCGTAAAACGCGTGCTCCAGCATGATCCAGTCGTCGCGGATTTTCACGACTTCACGGCCCCACACTACCGGCGCCGTCTCCTTCGGGATCGATTCGATGACGTAAACCGTGTGGCCCTCGTGCGTCTCCTTGCCCAGCAGCTTGTGCGTGTACTGCTCGATCAGCTCGTCGGCCTTGGCCAGATCATTGTTGGAAAAGTCCGACCCCATCCAGCTCTGGCTCATCATGCTCGAAGGAATCTTGATCACGCGGTTGATCTTCGGCGTGAAACTCCACATCTCGTTGTCCAGCAACAGCGTGGCGTTGCCGGCGTCCTTGGGCGGCGCCGTGACACGCACTAGTGATTCCTTCTGTCCGCGGGTCCAGACGCGGATGGTCATGGTCCGCTCCCAGTCGGGGCGGCGGATGGTCATGTCGGTGACGGAATAGGACGAAGTATCGCGCCAGTAGTCGATGGCGCGCTGCACCAGCGTCGCCGCGTCCTCGGTCGGCGCGGCGGCCAGGGCGCCATGGAAAAACAATGCGGCCAGAAAGCATTGCCATCGTGCCGCCAGGAGAAATGAGCGCTGCGCTTTCACGGCCATGGCATTATTGCCTGCCACCGGATAATTCACAACGAAGGGTTTGGCGGTAAACAGGAAATAGATTACGGTTTTCCCCGGTTATTTTTTATTCCGCCGGCGAAACCGTGGCCTGTTCTCCGGTTTCGCTGATTTCGAATATTCCGGCTCGCGTCGTCCTGACGCAAGCTTGTTGCCTGGCGCGCCAATGGCTCCGGAGGCAGCACCGCGCAACAAACGGCGAAACGTCGGGCATTCCATGTGGCTCGGCGCGGGGCAGACGGCCGCATGTTGCAAGCCGTCACGCACGGCGCTCAGCTTCTGAATCGTCCGGTCCAGTTCCTCCGCCTTGGACGCGAGCGCACGCCGGTCGATGCGTGGGCGCCCGTCAGGGGCGAACATGCGGGCGATTTCATCGAGTGAGAAACCGGCAGTGCGCCCCAGCGCGATCAGCGCCAGCCGTTCCAGCACCCGCGGATCGAACAGGCGGCGCAGGCCGCGCCGACCGACGGAGACGATCAGGCCCTTCTCTTCATAGAACCGCAGCGTCGAGGCGGGAACCCCGGAACGCTTCGCCACCTCGGTGATGTCCAACTCCCGTCCCCCTTGACCTCAAGTTGACTTGAAGTGGCACTATGCCGCCTGTGCCAACTGATAGCAAGCAAGGAGACAGACATGAACTTTGTGGCAAGCAGTTTTCTCGTGGGCGCGGGCGCGACCGCGGTGATCGACCTCTGGGCGATCGCGCGCCGGCGCCTGCTTGGAATTCCTCCGCCGGACTACGGCCTGGTGGGCCGCTGGCTGGCGCACATGCCGCGCGGGCGCTTTCGCCATGACTCCATCGCGGCGGTGTCACCCATACCCGGCGAGCGCCTGATCGGTTGGACCGCCCATTACCTGATCGGAATCTCGTTCGCGGCCATCCTGCTCGGCGTCTGGGGACCCGCGTGGATTCACCGCCCGACGTTCGGGCCGGCCCTGGTCGTCGGCATCGGCTCCGTGGCGGCACCCTTCCTGGTGATGCAGCCGGGCATGGGTGCGGGTATCGCCGCCAGCCGCACGCCGCGCCCGGCCGCCGCCAGGATACAGAGCCTCGTCACGCACGCGATTTTCGGCCTCGGGCTCTATGCCGCCGGATGGGCGACGAATTTCCTGTACACGCCGTGATGGCGAACTTTTGCAACGAATCTTGTAACTAGTCAGATACTTTTACAAAGGAGAATGAAATGCGTATACCTTCCCGATTCGCACCGGTCCTCTTCGGTGCCCTGCTCTCGGTCATCATGGTCGGCATCGTGTCGGCCTTCGTCCTGGCAACCAGCCGGGGAATAGACGCGGAGTTCCCGGCGCAATGGTTCCGGAGCTGCCTGACGACATGGCCGGTGGCTTTTCCCACAGTGCTGCTCGTCGCGCCGTGGGTGCGCCGGGTCGTCGGCCGCGTGACCGCCTGACGTATCCCCCGCAGCCGTCCGGCTGGGCCAACAGGGGCCGGACCTGAAATTTTATCTGCGATCACTGATTTGCCAGAAAATTGAGCCTGATCCCTTTTGCCCACTCGAACTGATAATTGCGGAACGTGTGCTTCTCTTTCTGCTTCATCGGACA
The DNA window shown above is from Sulfuricaulis limicola and carries:
- a CDS encoding helix-turn-helix domain-containing protein → MDITEVAKRSGVPASTLRFYEEKGLIVSVGRRGLRRLFDPRVLERLALIALGRTAGFSLDEIARMFAPDGRPRIDRRALASKAEELDRTIQKLSAVRDGLQHAAVCPAPSHMECPTFRRLLRGAASGAIGAPGNKLASGRREPEYSKSAKPENRPRFRRRNKK
- a CDS encoding DUF2938 domain-containing protein; translated protein: MNFVASSFLVGAGATAVIDLWAIARRRLLGIPPPDYGLVGRWLAHMPRGRFRHDSIAAVSPIPGERLIGWTAHYLIGISFAAILLGVWGPAWIHRPTFGPALVVGIGSVAAPFLVMQPGMGAGIAASRTPRPAAARIQSLVTHAIFGLGLYAAGWATNFLYTP
- a CDS encoding DUF2798 domain-containing protein, which codes for MRIPSRFAPVLFGALLSVIMVGIVSAFVLATSRGIDAEFPAQWFRSCLTTWPVAFPTVLLVAPWVRRVVGRVTA
- a CDS encoding outer membrane lipoprotein-sorting protein — protein: MAVKAQRSFLLAARWQCFLAALFFHGALAAAPTEDAATLVQRAIDYWRDTSSYSVTDMTIRRPDWERTMTIRVWTRGQKESLVRVTAPPKDAGNATLLLDNEMWSFTPKINRVIKIPSSMMSQSWMGSDFSNNDLAKADELIEQYTHKLLGKETHEGHTVYVIESIPKETAPVVWGREVVKIRDDWIMLEHAFYDQQGALVKKLAVSEIRSMGGKRVAARERMQRVDKPGEWTEVVTREVRFGIPIAAGTFTLSNLRNPRE